In a genomic window of Hymenobacter chitinivorans DSM 11115:
- a CDS encoding winged helix-turn-helix domain-containing protein — protein sequence MKHLIHTLNKAFDNRVRLGVMAVLMANESVSFNELKDALDLTDGNLASHVSALEKAGYVLVNKQFVGKKPNTTYQASAEGKTAFQDHLTALEKLLRGSA from the coding sequence GTGAAACACCTCATCCATACGCTCAATAAGGCTTTCGACAACCGGGTGCGGTTGGGCGTCATGGCAGTGCTCATGGCCAATGAATCCGTGAGCTTTAATGAGCTGAAAGACGCCCTCGACCTGACCGACGGCAACCTGGCCAGCCACGTGTCGGCCCTGGAAAAAGCGGGCTACGTGCTGGTCAACAAGCAGTTTGTGGGCAAGAAGCCCAACACCACGTATCAGGCTTCTGCCGAAGGCAAAACGGCGTTTCAGGACCATTTAACGGCTTTGGAAAAATTGCTGCGCGGCTCGGCGTAG